The proteins below are encoded in one region of Anguilla anguilla isolate fAngAng1 chromosome 3, fAngAng1.pri, whole genome shotgun sequence:
- the gpr143 gene encoding G-protein coupled receptor 143, which translates to MASPRLETFCCPNRDASTEFVINFQPLFFSGICIGSAGVSLVFSILQMLPKRRSYRRLGQYPLPKPASSSRILFIISVCDILGCAGIIVRSSIWLGLPDLISGISDASSTDVWPEVFCVGSAMWIQLFFSASFWWTFCYAVDVYLVVKRSAGLSTIVLYHMITWGLAVLLCVEGVAMLYYPSISSCENGLQHAVPHYITTYAPLLLVIIVNPILFARTVSAVTSLLKGRQGIYTENERRLGTEIKIRFFKIMLVFMICWLPNIINESLLFYLEMQADIKAGHLKNVRNATLITWFIMGILNPMQGFLNTLAFHGWTGFDVDLSFRPQRELAWDSASTSAAATGSYNPVVGSTLHFQSHVQEAKKNMAANGQQPSDAISVLSEGSESSTIEIHISSELRDYEDVDADVGESWENSTQQ; encoded by the exons ATGGCATCTCCCAGGCTCGAAACTTTCTGTTGCCCCAACAGAGACGCGTCCACGGAATTCGTCATTAATTTTCAGCCATTGTTTTTCAGCGGCATCTGCATCGGTAGTGCAGGCGTTAGCCTCGTTTTCTCCATCCTACAGATGTTGCCCAAACGGAGGAGCTACAGGCGCCTTGGACAATATCCGCTCCCCAAACCGGCCTCGTCTTCGAGAATACTGTTCATCATCAGCGTGTGCGATATTCTTGGGTGTGCAG GTATAATTGTGAGGTCATCCATCTGGCTGGGCCTGCCTGACCTCATTAGTGGGATCTCTGATGCCTCCAGCACTGATGTGTGGCCAGAGGTGTTCTGCGTGGGCAGCGCG atgtggATCCAGCTTTTCTTTAGTGCCTCCTTCTGGTGGACCTTTTGCTATGCGGTAGACGTCTACCTCGTGGTGAAAAGATCTGCCGGTTTGAG CACTATTGTGTTgtatcacatgatcacatggggCCTGGCGGTACTGCTGTGCGTTGAAGGCGTGGCCATGCTGTACTACCCCTCAATTTCAAG CTGTGAGAATGGCCTGCAGCACGCCGTACCGCATTACATCACCACCTACGCCCCCTTGCTGCTGGTCATCATCGTCAACCCCATTCTCTTCGCCCGCACTGTGTCCGCAG TGACTTCACTGCTGAAGGGCCGGCAAGGAATCTACACCGAGAATGAGAGACGCCTGGGAACTGAGATTAAAATACGATTCTTCAAAATCATGCTCGTTTTCATGATCTG CTGGTTGCCCAACATCATCAACGAGAGCCTGCTGTTCTACCTGGAGATGCAGGCGGACATCAAAGCTGGTCACCTGAAGAATGTGCGCAACGCCACTCTCATCACCTGGTTCATTATG GGCATCCTCAACCCCATGCAGGGGTTCTTGAATACCTTGGCTTTCCACGGCTGGACAGGCTTCGATGTAGACCTGAGCTTCCGGCCGCAACGCGAGCTGGCCTGGGACTCCGCCTCCACCTCGGCTGCCGCCACGGGCAGCTACAACCCCGTCGTGGGTTCCACCCTCCACTTCCAGAGCCACGTCCAGGAGGCCAAGAAGAACATGGCCGCCAACGGTCAGCAGCCCTCCGACGCCATCAGCGTGCTTTCGGAAG GTTCAGAGTCTAGTACAATTGAAATCCACATTTCCAGTGAGCTGCGAGACTATGAGGATGTAGACGCAGACGTGGGAGAGTCGTGGGAGAACTCCACACAGCAGTAG